AGGGATGAGGACAATAACCTCGGTTTTCAAAGCagaaattagaggtcatccaggtctttgtgGCTTTAAGACATTCATGTAGCTTAACTaactggtgtgtgttatctggcttagCAAGGCTAAGCTAGAAAAAGTGAATGAATACAAAGAGAGTGTGCTTCGGATGAAGCAAGTGAAAATTAAACTATGAAATAAGAAGTTATCTAtaagtttttaattattttggcTATCCAgataagctacacaaaaacaccaccgtgtgttggaacaggaagtgataggAAGTGAGAACAATGACCTTAGGACAGGTGAGATTGGTCAGTGGTAGATGTTATGTATAAACCAAAATATATGATGTGCTATACAAGCTATCGCCAGTAGTGGGCACCACAcccagttatgtgtgtgtgtaatttctGTGTTATGTTAACAAAGAGAAGCAGTCGAAATGTAAACAAGCTACCGTGTGTATCAGTCTGACTCTGTATAAGCCCTAATCAGTGTACTGACACTACAGGAGGGAATATAACAATAGAGCTATTTTTCTGAAATCATAAAAGGTAGTAAAAGTCAGCAAAACAGCATTtgttgaagctgcttcctgtttgaGGGAACTGGCCATTCAACCACTTTGACTGAGTGTGCTTTTAAATGACCTTTTTCAACAATAAAGCCCAGGAATGACCCTGAATCAACATGAAATTCACATTTCTCACCTTTTAAATTGAGACGTTTTTTCCGGGAGACATTtgagaaggacttgacaggtaTAGAACAACTGGGAGAAGTTAAAACTATCgttgaaataaagaaaatgtggaTGATGAAATCACAAAGGATGTAATTGACTATGCCCAACAGAGCAACAAAATTACTTTAATTATATGCTCTGTGGTCAATTGtgagtttgtgttgtttgttaAGCTTTTTGTATGTCAGTATGTCCAGAtaaactttgtttttcatgGTTTACTTCATACAAACCGTCTCCTCTCAGATCTCAGAGGACTGATGTCTCATAATGGGTCCCTGCACTAGTGTGATGGAGTGTCTATGGCATGTTGAAATCAActgattgattttctttttcgtcaaaaagcaaaacttctgactgactggtggcTGACCTCCTCTGTTCCTCACAGATTTGCCATTTGTGGATGTGGTCCACTGATCCACATCCAGTCACACGTACAGAAGAGGAGGACATtcaattaaaaacattcaaTACAGATCAAAAACATAAATGTACTTTACATGAAATAAATACAAAGCCAGCAAAAGTGGAATTTGCTGTAAGCTGAAGTCAGCGAGCAGCAACATCCTGAGAAAATCATGACTTAGTACTAATGTCCTTAGCTATAGTCAACACAATCACACACTATGAGGCAGTCCTGTTTGAAATTTCCACCAAATctgcttctgtgtttgtagtGCTGTGTTTCCTCAGTGGATGAAGATGGTCAAAGTCTGTGTTTTCAAATATGTAGAGTGTAAACTTATTTTCCATTGATTGGCTTTAGTTGTTGTGGCAAAGCAAGggcaacagacacacacacacacacacacacacacactaaggtGGTGGTGGTCAAAACATGACAACGCCACCCTGGGAATATCTAGTGCAAATTTACCAAGAAGGTACTCAGCTCTGTTATACATCAGACAGAGACGTGAGAATGTGTAAAATAAAGAGTTTATTGACAGTTATTGAAATCGGTCTGTGATAAatacccaacacacacacaggatttcATGCACatcagtttcattttgttttagcaACTGTTGTGACGGTTCTCGGCGCCAGTCACTCAGGGACAGCTTCTCCattccacacacactcctccatCTCTGCCGTCActatatacacacagagaagaagaagatcatTAAGTTGAGCACTCACACCTGCCCTCTCTGCTACACTCCACTGCCTCCACTGCAGCAGGTCAGAGACCACACCCCTGCAACACAGTCATCAAATAGAAGAGCAAAGTGAGTCTGCAAATCAATAAGATGCAAATCAGTTTATACCTTTCATATAATGTGTGAGTttatttattctgatttttatttttcagttagtTTCAACATTTCATATATTATGTGTAATTTTTCATtagtttcagtgtttgtttgtattttattctattcatgATGGTTGTGTTGACAGATTTGTCCAGATTTAAAGCTACACATGTGAACTTTTGGTTCCTTTATTATTACCTGTATAAACACTAAGCTGTTTATAAGTAATCCATAGTTGTGTATTTGTACAGTCCTAAAAGATGCTCATACATTCAGCTACACTCAACATTAGTCCAGCTGAAGATTCTAGTTTCATGTAGCAACTTCTTTTCCCTGACCCCGCCTCCACAGACAGATGTGCACAGAGGTTTAACAAGGCACAGGCCTCGATCACTGAAGACAGACTGCATCAAGAGTGTGACctccaaagtgctttatttattcacttcaGCCAAACTCTTTTATGCCcccatttatttaaaatctgcTCTAAGAAATATTTCCTGTGATCTCAAATTTGGAACATAACAACACACAAATACAGCAGCTAATCTGCAGTACAGCTGATTCTTttgagactttttaaaaatgacataattaacttttttaatgttttgtaatgGAGTCCCCTTTAGTCAGTGTTGCTGTGAAACAttaatgcatgaatgaatgtatttttaaataaaacacagagattTAGTATCaggctttacaaaaaaaaaagtatcaacTATGTTAGGATCCATGTTcatcatgtgtgatgtgtgtttatatttgaAGGTGTTTGTGGATTTCAATTCAAGGTGTGGTTTGTGTTTGATGCTGAAACAGATAAATactgctgattggctgaagTAGGGTTCAATAAAAATTTTTGGTTGTTGGTTTGGGCACTGCTAAGGTCCACAttaaataaactgctgctcatgtgtgtttgtaggttctcagtcatccaggtcatggttgtCTAAGGAGCCTGGAAAGAAAGCGACTTTACTTCCTTAAGGTTCTGAATGATATTTAACTTCtgatccaagaagcttcttcaattGATGTGCTTCCTTTGCTCATGTTCCACCTCTGCACAGTTTCATTTGATGACAATGCAGTGCAGTTCTTTCAGACATACAACAGAGGGCGCTATGTACATTCACTGAAGTAAATAATAGAAAAGTACAAGTGGAGgaggaaacaaacagcagcatcaaaagagaaaactgaagtgTTCAAAGCAAGTTACTTTAGTCTCTTATtgtaataataaacaacatctaaACATCACGTTGATGCTTCATGTTTGAGTTCGGTGTCCTTTTACTGCTCAGTTGGAAAATATTGATGCAAtttaaaagaagaggagaagaggaatTTCTCTGTACTACTTCAAAAGGAATGTGAAAGCACTGCCTCATATGGAAAATTAATCATGATGAAATCCTGAAACAAATAGTGTTTATGAGCTTTGTGAATATAAAGAGTTTAGTTTTCACTTTGGTCTTAGAAGTATAAAAATGCAGGACTGAAGACAAGATTGAAATGACGTGTTATGACAGGAGtcggcaactccaggcctcgagggccggtgtccctgcaggttttagatgtgtccttgaaccaacacagctgatttaaatggctaaattagctcctcaggttctccagaggcctggtaacgagctaatcatgtgattcaggtgtgttgacccaaggtgagatctaaaacctgcagggacatcggccctcgaggcctggaattgcccacccctgtgtTATGAGATATAAAATACATATGTCACTGTGTactataattttattttgtttattttttgtttttgtaggttttttgttttggggtattttttttttgaaagcacTGCTTTTAGTTTGAAAATTGGATTCAATGTTTAGAGTTCGGACAAAACAATGGACGGTTTcaagaaatgtattttatcaacaaaacttattttgttggttactgtgtttattttaatgcCCTCAgtgcagtgatttaaaaaaaagttcatctGACACCAATGAGCCAACAGCCTCCATGTAAACGTTTCCACCCTCAACAATCAGGTCAGATTTATAAAGTTTATCATGTTCAGGCCCTGCAGCTGATTGGTGGCATGTCTGATCAGAAAGCCTTTCTGCATCTTCACAGTGTGAGTCTGAGAGTTTCTGAACAACAGGATGAGCTGCTACACACCTGACAccacattcaaacacacacaagctgcaAATCTAACACAATATTTTAGACCAAAGAAAAAGGTTCACAATTTGCAGTTAACATGAAGATGTTCTAGAGTAGAAATAACACACAGCACACAAGTTTCATGTAGAGATGATTGTTTATTCTGGATGTTATTTTCATTCAGTTATTTTCCATTATTTTGGGCAATTTTCTGATTTATCCAGTTCATGTAAGAACAAACATTCACAGTAACAGCTGGTCCAGTACAGACACGTTCAAAACCAGAACTGATTACACCATAAATCATGTTGTTGTAAATCACTCCACCACCAGAATCACCctgagagagaagagaaatgtagttttgcttatttttttttccaaaatatctaaaacaaacacagatgatATACAGTAATATTAGCAGTCAACTAACCCCACGTGCATCTACTTGATGTTCTTCTAGACATAGCCTGTTGTTATATGGCACATATGCAGTACACTGAGAGTATCTGGTAGGCTCACAGTCAGCAACACGCATGTCTGCACACTGAAGATTAGGTGGTTCATCAGGGactagagaaaaagaaaaagaacaaaagttaTTCATAACCTTTCAAAACCTAAAATTTTGAGTAGAAcgatgttttgtcttttttttatgtttccaaatgatttttaaacaaggaaCTTGGCACACAGTACATCTACTCCaaaatttacaaaaagaaaaaaccttgTTTTTCATACAGTATCAAACTAAAAACATAAATGTAACTATAAAACAGTCACAGAAACCGAAATCAGATTCTAGCATTAACTGTGAAATAATCAAACAAAATATGGTCTTACGTGGGTGGCTGGTGGCATTTACCCTATAACCACCAAGTCCTACAACCTGAACGACGTCTCCTctagaaacagacaaaaaacaaaacaatcataaCTTAATTACACATCCATCCATGTGAtatgaacacaaaataaatcaataaatcataTGATGTACTCTGCAGGCTGGGTATTTCCAGGTGGTTGAAGTGTCTCCATGCTTCTTAGacaaccatgacctggatgactgagaacctacaaacacacacgagcagcagtttatttaaTGTAGAGGTGAGCACTgcccaaaccaaaaaccaaaaatatatattgtaCCCTACTTCAGCCAATCACCAGTCTTCATCTGTGTCAGCATCAAACACACAACTACAATTTGGAGAGAGGTGAGAGATCCACACACCTTCATGAGAGGACACACTAATGTAAACTAACACCACACATGATGATCATGGATCCTAACATAGTTGATACTTTTTATGTGAAGTCTGGCACTAAACCTCTGTGTCCTGTCATACTGCATctactatatatacatatagcaTATGCAAAACACAATAATTAAGCTGTTAATAATTAACAATGTCTTCTGTaagtatttcattttaaaatacacaTCCATTCATGCATTAATATTTAATgtgtgaaacatttaaaaagttagttaaataataataataacaataataataataataataataatgataataataataataataataaaaaccctGTGTAACAGACTTGGATTTGATGCTTTAAGTCTGGATCTTGCGCTTTTGCACCATCTGGTGATGAACAGTGGAGGGTAGAGTTGGTTGCATTTTTGGGTCTCCACCCAACCCCTTTTTTGCTAGCACACATGGTTAGCTCCACACATGGAAAAAGTAATGTTCAAAATTAAATAAGTGCAAGAAATAAGTTAGAAGAAGATAACAAGGCCATAAAGGACTATTTAGCCCCTCCTGGAGGTCAGCTCACTTGGTTTGagttctttaaatgttttattttctgtgattAATTACTTTGTGATTGATTTACACAAAGTACAAGAATGCATTTTGATGTGATGTGTTTATACAGGTAATAATAAAGTAACCAAAAGTTCACATCTGTAGCTTTAAATTTGGACAAATCTGTCAACACAACCATcatgaatagaataaaatacaaacaaacactgaaactaATGAAAAATTACACATGATATATGAACTGTGGAAActaactgtaaaataaaattcagaagAAACAAACTCACACATGATATGaaagttataaactgatctgcaGGCTCACTATGCTGCACTGCCCCCATGTGGTCACATTGAAACACAACAGCTTCTCATTTTCCTCGCCTCACTAGGCGCTGCTGAAAGTGTAATTTTAATTATCCcttcaccaaaaacaaaaaactaaaatataaataatgaaaCTAATCAAATTTAATAATTCTTAATGATCTCATTATCAGTTTTTATTATCCATCTACATTCTTACTGACTCATCTCACATCCGCCCTCTCTactcagcatcatcatcaatatcatcatatttttctttccttccagAGGAATCAGTCAATATAATCTGTCATCACCAATAAAATCCTGAAAGTTTATATTAGAAGAACTTGGAAAATATCTTGTGTAGTATTTTGCAAGACAATCCAGGCATCAGagacaagattttaaaaatataaaaagaaaaaattggtTAAATACAATTATGTAGCCAAATATTTGTGGTCAAAGTAaattattgtgtttgtgtgcaaaattccaatcATAAGAAGAGCAGCTTATAATAAAGTGTTTAATACTATAATAATGTAAATTTAACCAAACGCACATTGAGGGAGTATAAGTTAACACAATGCTCGCTTGCCTCTGTTTGATAAGCCAACAGCAGGAGAAGACATTTTACTAACAGAGATAAACGTAAGCAGCTGCTAACCATCTGCAGACAGACTGGAAGTAAAACTCCTGAAAACCCAAAACTTTCCactgttttacctttttataCAAGTGGCACAAAAATTTAAAGAGACTAAATTTAATTTTACTTGTaaactgttgtttttgtcaGTCAGTGAGCTTTAAGTGCAGAAACAGTGAGTACCCTCAACccctaaaacacatactgtgcacacttttttctttctgcagcaTTAATAAACATGCTTAACATGAATTCTCCTGTTATCATGTCTTGATCACAGCTTGGACTTACATCTGGAATTGGGTTCCAACTTTGCAGTAGCTCCAGTAGTTATTGTGAAATGCATGGATGTGTCTTCTGTTTCAAAATATCGTATATAGTCAGCAGAGCAAAGAATAGACAGCACACAAAGGGTATTATGAGAGGAAGTGTATGAATACACATTGATGTCTCTGATTTGCTTCCTGTCTTACTGCTGTGGTTTACACTGAGTACAAATGACCACGTTTGCATTGATAAAATAACGACAGGAGCAAATGTTTTACTGTGGAACTGATACTGACGGCTCCAAGAGCACATCAGCAATATAACATGCTGAAGACGAAAATGCTCCTTTGTCCTCTTACCAGCCTATAAAGTCAATTTGACTTGCAAATGGCATTAAGGAGCTCTGTCGGGTAGCAGCTGCTTCAGTACTTACTAATCTTTCACTTTTATCACGAACTGCGGGCACAGCAACATTAACTGCTAAAGGAAAGAAGACTGTCTTTTCTCCTCCACCCAGTGCTGTGTTACTGGTTGAACTTTGATCTTTTGAGGAAAAAAGTTTTTCCAATTCGGTTccaaattttaatcattaaagCAACAtctcaaaattaaaaacacttcTGGAGGAGAAGAAGGCACATCTGGCTGCCCAAAATATATCAACACACCAGAACCTGTATGACAGTGAATGACCTGGACATagtgcttttaataaataattactgATCTATCtacctaaaataaaataaaaatcaaccaaatttaattaattaatctcAACCAATAAGAGACCTTTGAATTTCAtgggagagaaagagggagaattTAGAGTTTTAACCCCTAAAAACCCCATTATTTCCAATTTAACCCATTTCTCAAATTAGAAATGTATTTGCACAatttcctgatttcttattaTGTTGCACATTTGTTATAATTAAATTTGTCAGATCAAACTAAAGTTAATTAAAGTCAAAGGTAACAGAAGTAAAtacaaactgcagtttttaaattatgaaTTTATCTATTAATGGAATAAAGTTATCAAAACCTACCTGCCTACTGTGAGAAAGAGGCTCAGGTTAACTGGCTTGTTGTCAGCGGCCACTTTAGCTGGTTGTTGTGAAATCTGTGGGGAGCAGAAAACATCAGCCATTAATCAGGCTTTCATTTCACAAAAATGAATCAGTTGACTTCTCACTGCCACAGACACTATCATACTGTACAGGCACTCATAATGAGACTTGAGTCCTCTGAGATCTGAGAGGAGACGGTTTGTATGAACTAAACCATGAGAAACAAAGTTTATCTGGACAAACTGACAGACAAAAGATTAACAAGCAACCTGACAATTAATAACAATATGAGACAATATAAACTCTAGTcacttgttttctttattatatatttaaaaagaggAGATGTTGAGTCATACATTCTTACTTTTATGCAGCACTGCTCTATGTGATCACACCAAAACACAACAGGTTCTGAACATTGATCATTTCCTGAACTTTGACCTGAGTACTTGTTGCTGAAAGTTTCCCCTGAAGGTTTAAATTCAGTGTAATTTTTATCATCGTGACTTTTCTTCCCTGGCTGATGTTATTTTCAGTAAAACATTAACCAACACTTGTTACCTGTTATTGCTCATCATACAGTTTTAAAGATGTTAGGATTTTGCATCTTAATAAAAACATTCTAGTGTAATTTGTGTAATACATCATTGGTATTTACCTCATTTTAAAGCCTGACAAGGACTAGATTATATGTTTTATATCCTGATATGTTAAATTCTAGAAACCTGTCCTTAGTTAAATGCAGGAGTGAAGTAAATGTACAGATTTATTCCACCACTGTCAGCATCTCAGAGACACAGCAACATTAActgttaaaggaaaaaaattattttcctcCACTGTCTATTACATCTATGATCTGTCCCTGTGTCTTTGTAAACGTGCATCTACACAGAGGCAGGGAgagtgtgtggtgtgtgtttaATGTTCACACACTAGCTGTACACTCTCCACTAAAGCTTGTGTAGCTGATGAAAAAAGGCTGTTGCACCCACAGCACTAAATTACACAAGTAAAGACATAACGGGAGaaatcagaagaaaaaaatgaaaatgtttcagGGAATAAAATTAGAGAGAAATTAAAGATGATGTCACAAAacattacagttacagtttagAAAAAACCTCTCAGCTGAtactgtcatggttctgggtcggtgacccagtgtttttgattttgtactcttatttttgatattatgaATTATGacagtttgttttggtttcccaAGTGTTCATTCTGTGCTCCCTGTTTTCCGTCGTCCCTGCCTGTGTATCCCCTCTAGTGTGGTCAGGTCCCTGTGTTAAGCCTGCGTCTCGGAGTCTGTGtccttgcgtgtgtgtgtttcctgttttatattgaaggtccgtgtcttatgtgaatgtgtcctgctttgctgCCTTATCTCGTCagtcctgatttctcccagctgtgccctccttctgtgtctcattcccctcgttacttcccagtgtatttaaaccctgtgtttctctgagtcagtgtcgcgtcgtccctcaagctgtgtgtttcctcgtgTGCCTCCCCGTCAAGTGTAAGTTtatatttcccagtttagttttgtatgctTTCCCCTGCctgc
This sequence is a window from Oreochromis niloticus isolate F11D_XX linkage group LG6, O_niloticus_UMD_NMBU, whole genome shotgun sequence. Protein-coding genes within it:
- the LOC109194200 gene encoding cationic trypsin-3 isoform X2; this encodes METLQPPGNTQPAEGDVVQVVGLGGYRVNATSHPLPDEPPNLQCADMRVADCEPTRYSQCTAYVPYNNRLCLEEHQVDARGGDSGGGVIYNNMIYGVISSGFERVCTGPAVTVNVCSYMNWINQKIAQNNGK
- the LOC109194200 gene encoding cationic trypsin-3 isoform X1; protein product: MKVLSHPGHGCLRSMETLQPPGNTQPAEGDVVQVVGLGGYRVNATSHPLPDEPPNLQCADMRVADCEPTRYSQCTAYVPYNNRLCLEEHQVDARGGDSGGGVIYNNMIYGVISSGFERVCTGPAVTVNVCSYMNWINQKIAQNNGK